A segment of the Leptolyngbya sp. NIES-3755 genome:
TCCTACAGAAGAGGTCATTCGATCTCGTGATTGCTCATGCCTGTTGGGTGCAGGCGATTTTCGGAGCAGTCGTGAAAGCTCAAAATCTTCCATTGGTATTCTATGCTCATAACATTGTTTCAGGGCAGGGATGGTTAGAGAGGCTGGCAAGAAGAACTGTACCTGATTTGGTGTTAGCTAACAGTCGGTATACGGCGACAACACTAAAGCATCTTTATCCAAACACTCGGAACCGTACCGTCTATTTTCCAGTGTTGAGTTCGGCGTGTTCGGATCAACGATTCATTCGTCAGAAAATACGATCGCAGTTTCAAACGCCTCCGGATCGAATGGTGATGATTCAAGTTAGCCGTTTAGAAGAATGCAAAGGACATCGATCGTTATTCTCTGCATTAAGTGAACTAAAGGCAGTTCCGAACTGGGAGGTCTGGATTGCTGGTGGAGCGCAGCGTTTTCAAGAACAGGTTTATTTGACTTCAATTCAGCAACAAGTCGAGGAATTAGGACTCATCGATCGCGTTAAATTTCTAGGAGAGCGAACCGATGTGCCACAACTTTTAGCAGCGGCAGATCTCTACTGTCAGCCAAATTGCAGTGCAGAATCATTTGGAATTTCGTTAGTTGAAGCATTGTACGCAGGATTGCCGATCGTAACCACTGCGATCGGGGCTGCACCAGAAATTGTTAATCACGCTTGTGGCTATTTGGTAGCTGCTGGAGATCATTCTGCGATTGCACAAGCTCTAGAGCGATTGATTACGGATGCAAGAGAACGCGATCGACTTTCGCAAGCATGTCTCGATCGAGCGATCAAACTCTGTGATCCGGTGCAACAACTCACTAAGCTCCATGAAATTCTCAATCAGGAACTCTTTGAAAAATCTTCAAAGCTCTCAACTTGCTAAAAGATTGGGAAAACTACGATCGACCTCTATGCCCCCGAAATCATGAAACATTTACTAACTGCGACTCTAACAAGCACTTTTCTACTGGTCGGTTCTGCGAGTGCTTCCGCTCTAGTCCTCTACGATGGCACATTAAATTCGACTCCCGATGCTCAAAGCTGGGGAAGACCTAGCCCTTCTGGTTCCCAAAGTTTAAACGGCGGTGGAACACTGCTCAACACTACCGCAGACTTCAGTATTCGAGATGGTTACAGTCGAACCGATACCAGTCTGAATCGATCGACAGGCTTCAACATTCGATTCGATCTGCAACTTCTCAATGAATTTCGGAATAGTTCTGCTTCAAACAACACTGGAACAGACAGCATCGACGATCGAGCAGGTTTAAGTATCATTGTTCTCAGTTCTGATACCAGAGGAATTGAGCTTGGATTCTGGACAAATCGCATTTGGGCACAAGAGGACGGAGTGGTGAAAGCTGATCCGGTTACTCGATCGAGTCCACCCACAAGTCCAACAGGAACTCGGTTCTCTCAAGCAGAGGGAGCTACGTTTGATACGCAGTCAAGTCTGAATCAGTATGATTTGACTATTTTGGGCAATACTTATGCTCTTTACGCAAATGGTAACTATAGTTTGCCTCTACTGACAGGACGGTTGCGGGATTATAGCCCAGAATTTGCTGCTTTTGGAGTAGCAGGTGTTCCATACGTAACTCCTAATCTCGTCTTTATCGGTGACAATACCACGTCTGCAAGCGGAAGTTTTCAACTCAATCAGGTCGCGTATTCATCAACACCCATTCCTTTTGCGTTTAATCCGTTGTTTGGATTTGGGGTGTTTGGATTGTCTCGATTGCGGAAAGCGATCGCCAAGAAGAAGTAACAGCAAAAGAGGCGCAATCTCTCGCGCCTCCCATACTTATTTAATTTAATCAAAAACTATCGAACTGTCGTCGCTTCAACCTCGACCGCATCCTCAGCAGGCTTACCATCCACGGTCGCAGTCGTCGTATCCTTCTGTGCTTTCAAGCGATCCATCAGCATCGAAGACACTTCAGCCACCAAAAGACCCAAAATCACCGTATCATCAATCTGTCCGATCAGCGGGATCATATCCGGTAAAAGGTCGATCGGGCTAAACAGATAGAGAAACGTTCCAGCAATGATCAGCCAACGGTATTTGGAATTGCGAACGAGATTGCGATACCAGTCGTAAAATGGGAGCTTCATAGGTTTATTTCCTTCACTCATGCTCTTATGATGTCAGATCCTAAAGGCACTGTCTTGGGGGGAAAACTGTCTGAAGAAGGGGGAGAAACCGTCATTCGGGTAGAATATATTGTTATCACGATCGCATATTTCGGTCTAGCACTCGGCTACCTTCCAGGGTTGCGAATGACTCGCGCCTCGATCGCGCTGGTGAGTGCAGGGTTGCTCATTGCACTTAAAGTTCTAACCCTACAACAAGCTTGGGATGCAATCGATAGTCAAACGATCGTCTTTTTGCTTAGCTCAATGATTGTGAATGCGAGTCTAGCTCAAGCAGGATTTTTCCAAATCGCGATCGCTAGATTACTCAGTCTGACTCGCAGTCCATTCGGTTTAATGGTGATGTTAACTGTCGGGAGTGGGATTCTTTCGGCAGTGGTTTTGAATGATACGATCGCGCTGATTTTCACACCGCTAATTTTGGATTTGACAAGTACTTTAGGGTTGAATCCAATTCCGTATCTATTAGCAATGGCAGGTGCAACGAATCTGGGATCAGTGGCAACTTTAAGTGGCAATCCGCAGAATATCTTGATTGGATCATTCTCGAAGATTAGTTATTTGGATTTTGCCCGATCGCTACTCCCGATCGCAATTGCAGGTCTAATCATTCAAATTGGATTAATTTGGCTGTTGTACCCAGAAGTACGATCAACCACTCCATTAGAAGCTTTCTCGCTTCCGAAACCCCGAATCTACAAGCCCTTATTGATCAAAACAGTTGTAATCACCGCAGCATTATTTATTGCCTTTATTTTGGGATTTCCTCTAGCAGAATCAGCATTGTTCGCAGCAAGTTTACTATTAATCTCTCGACGAATTAAGCCCGATCGATTACTCCAACCGATCGATTGGAACTTGTTAATGATGTTCTCAGGCTTATTTATTCTCACTAAAGCAACTCAGCAATTGAACTTAACTGCACCTTTGACAAATGCGATCGACACTCCGGAGAAACTAATTGGGATTACTGCAATTCTGTCTAACTTAGTCTCGAATGTGCCCGCCGTCTTACTGATTCATCCATTGATTCAACAGTCTGATACTCAATCTTGGCTAAGACTTGCGGCATCTTCGACACTAGCAGGCAATCTCACATTTTTTGGATCAGTGGCAAATTTAATTATGATTGAAGCAGCGAACCGCCTTGGCTATCGGCTTTCTTTCTTTGAACATCTCCGCTTCGGGGTTCCACTCACCCTCATCACATTGCTTTTAACTTACCTTTGGATTCGCTGATACTTTTTCTGGAATCTGAACAATAAACTGGGTTCCTTCTCCAACGGTCGAGTGACAGATTAACCGTCCATGATGCGTTTCAGTTACAATCTGATAGCTCACAGCAAGACCCAGACCCGTTCCCTTACCGACAGGCTTTGTGGTGTAAAACGGATTAAAAATCTGCTGTTTCACAGTTTCGCACATTCCAATACCGTTGTCTTCGATGATCACTTGCACTTGATCATTTGGAATTGTCCTTGTCGAAATCGTGATGCAGTTTGAAATCTCGTGAAATGTCTTACCGCGATTCGATTGTTCTAGAGCATCGATCGCATTCGCCAACAGATTCATAAACACTTGATTGATCTGCCCTGCATAACATTCCACTTTCGGCAGTTCACCATAGTTCCGCACAATCTCAATCCCCGGTCGATCGACAGTAGCTCTGAATCGATGCTGAAACAACATCAAGGTGCTTTCTATTCCTTCATGCAAATCGATTGTTTTCACTGCTGATTCATCCAGCCTTGAGAAGCTACGCAAAGAGAGCACGATCGCAGAAATTCGATCGGCTCCAACTCGCATCGATTGAAGCAGTTTCGAGAGATCTTCACGAATAAAATCGAGATCAACCGACTCGATCGCGGTTTGAATCTCCGCTGAAGGTTGCGGATAAGCTTGCTGGTAAAGACTCAAAAGCCAGAGTAAATCCTCTGCGTAATGTTTTGCAGGCTGCACATTTCCCTGAATAAAACTGACTGGATTATTGATTTCATGAGCAATTCCAGCAACCATCTGCCCCAACGCTGACATCTTTTCACTTTGAATCATTTGAGCTTGTGTTTGATGCAATTCTGCTAAGGTCGATCGTAAAGCCTCGGTACGCTGCTCAATCCGTTCCTCCAGTTGATCATTCGCATCTTCTAGCTCAATAAAAGACTGTTCCAATTTCTTCGCCATTTGATTAAAAGACAGTCCCAGATCATTCAGTTCAGCGACAAACGATTCAGCACTCTGATGATCAAAATCTCCCTGTGCAAGTGAGTAACTCGCTTCCCTTAACTGCAAAATCGGTTGAGCAATCCAGCGAGACGTATACAAACCCAAAAGAGTCGCGATCGCTAACGCCATCAAACACAGCAACACCGTATTCTGAGTATTCTCGTGAATCTGAGCCATAAAAGTTGATTCTGGAACCACGACCACGACCAGCCAATCGAGTCCCCATTCATCTTTCCAAGGCACAATTCGCAAATATTGTTTCTCTCCCGCGTGATCAAAGCTTTTTTGTTTTGAAGTCTCGATCGTATTAAGAGACTCATTCTGAAGATACTGGGCAGCAGCACGAATCAGCGGATCAGGACTCTCTTTGCCCTTCATGCGCTTAGGAAGATTATTCTCAATGGTAAACGGATCAGACGCATCAGAATTCGCCACCAAATCCCCCGATCGTTCTAAGATAAACACCCGTCCAGATCGGCTAAACGAAAGCTTCCTCAGAAAGTGACTAATCTGAGAAAGACGACTCTCCGCTGCAATGCTGGCAACGACTTCACCCTGTTGATTTTTCAGGGGAATGCTTGCAGCGACCGCCAGTGGATAAGGTTGTGCTTGCCAGTTGTAGATACTACTCCAGTTCGGGAGACCAATTTTTAGCGTTTTTGCAAACCAATCTTCTACCTGAAACTTATAATCTTTGACGTGTTCAGTTTGGGTTTTAGGATATCCCTGAGCATCGGTAGCATACGCATAAAGATCCAAATTCTTATATTTTCTAGGATTAATCTCTGTAATCGTTCTGTAGTTATTGTTAGAGTCAAATCCTGCTCCTAGAAGCATTCCACTGTTATCGCCGTACAGTAAATATCCAACATCTTGATTTTCCGCTTGCTGCCATAGAAAGCTCAGCATCGATCGGCTATCTGTTGGACGAATTCTTCCCACTTCGATTTCACGTTGAACCATCGTAGCAGTTCGACGAGAACTCAGTGCAAACGTATCAAGGTGTTGCAGAACTCGATCGCTGACTTCTTGATTCAGTTTCGTGACCAATTCATTGACTGCTCTCTGTCCATTCTGAAGTGAGAGATAGCCCGTCAATCCTACGGTTGCTGATAGTTGGAATACGAAAGGAACAACTAAAACCCAACGCAGCGGGAGACGACGGACAGTTCTGAGCGGAATTTGAAGAAATTTAACCACGAATCGGCTTCCAGAGAGGCTTTTCACTCTCTGTAGTTTTCCCTAGTTCGAGTTAATTTGCGATAAATTGCTATCTAGCAACCGCGACGAGAATCAGATTCCTTCCCTAGCTGGTTGACGATCGCAATCAGGTCTTGTATTGCTGTTTCCTTCTTACAAAAAGCGTCTACTTTCGCCGTTTGCAGCATCACTTCAGTTTGCGGGTCTTCCAGCGAAGAGTATGCCAGGATCTTGATTTGTGGG
Coding sequences within it:
- a CDS encoding glycosyl transferase group 1 (similar to AA sequence:cyanobase_aa:Cyan7425_1089), whose amino-acid sequence is MRVLHLYAGNLFGGIETYLMTLAKTPVPQIQHEFALCFQGRLASELQQAGAIVHSLGAVKLRNPWSVWKARSHLKALLQKRSFDLVIAHACWVQAIFGAVVKAQNLPLVFYAHNIVSGQGWLERLARRTVPDLVLANSRYTATTLKHLYPNTRNRTVYFPVLSSACSDQRFIRQKIRSQFQTPPDRMVMIQVSRLEECKGHRSLFSALSELKAVPNWEVWIAGGAQRFQEQVYLTSIQQQVEELGLIDRVKFLGERTDVPQLLAAADLYCQPNCSAESFGISLVEALYAGLPIVTTAIGAAPEIVNHACGYLVAAGDHSAIAQALERLITDARERDRLSQACLDRAIKLCDPVQQLTKLHEILNQELFEKSSKLSTC
- a CDS encoding outer membrane secretion protein (similar to AA sequence:cyanobase_aa:LBDG_08870); protein product: MKHLLTATLTSTFLLVGSASASALVLYDGTLNSTPDAQSWGRPSPSGSQSLNGGGTLLNTTADFSIRDGYSRTDTSLNRSTGFNIRFDLQLLNEFRNSSASNNTGTDSIDDRAGLSIIVLSSDTRGIELGFWTNRIWAQEDGVVKADPVTRSSPPTSPTGTRFSQAEGATFDTQSSLNQYDLTILGNTYALYANGNYSLPLLTGRLRDYSPEFAAFGVAGVPYVTPNLVFIGDNTTSASGSFQLNQVAYSSTPIPFAFNPLFGFGVFGLSRLRKAIAKKK
- a CDS encoding hypothetical protein (similar to AA sequence:cyanobase_aa:LBDG_36600), which codes for MKLPFYDWYRNLVRNSKYRWLIIAGTFLYLFSPIDLLPDMIPLIGQIDDTVILGLLVAEVSSMLMDRLKAQKDTTTATVDGKPAEDAVEVEATTVR
- a CDS encoding arsenical pump membrane protein (similar to AA sequence:cyanobase_aa:LBDG_36610) — protein: MMSDPKGTVLGGKLSEEGGETVIRVEYIVITIAYFGLALGYLPGLRMTRASIALVSAGLLIALKVLTLQQAWDAIDSQTIVFLLSSMIVNASLAQAGFFQIAIARLLSLTRSPFGLMVMLTVGSGILSAVVLNDTIALIFTPLILDLTSTLGLNPIPYLLAMAGATNLGSVATLSGNPQNILIGSFSKISYLDFARSLLPIAIAGLIIQIGLIWLLYPEVRSTTPLEAFSLPKPRIYKPLLIKTVVITAALFIAFILGFPLAESALFAASLLLISRRIKPDRLLQPIDWNLLMMFSGLFILTKATQQLNLTAPLTNAIDTPEKLIGITAILSNLVSNVPAVLLIHPLIQQSDTQSWLRLAASSTLAGNLTFFGSVANLIMIEAANRLGYRLSFFEHLRFGVPLTLITLLLTYLWIR
- a CDS encoding integral membrane sensor signal transduction histidine kinase (similar to AA sequence:cyanobase_aa:Npun_R0401), whose product is MVKFLQIPLRTVRRLPLRWVLVVPFVFQLSATVGLTGYLSLQNGQRAVNELVTKLNQEVSDRVLQHLDTFALSSRRTATMVQREIEVGRIRPTDSRSMLSFLWQQAENQDVGYLLYGDNSGMLLGAGFDSNNNYRTITEINPRKYKNLDLYAYATDAQGYPKTQTEHVKDYKFQVEDWFAKTLKIGLPNWSSIYNWQAQPYPLAVAASIPLKNQQGEVVASIAAESRLSQISHFLRKLSFSRSGRVFILERSGDLVANSDASDPFTIENNLPKRMKGKESPDPLIRAAAQYLQNESLNTIETSKQKSFDHAGEKQYLRIVPWKDEWGLDWLVVVVVPESTFMAQIHENTQNTVLLCLMALAIATLLGLYTSRWIAQPILQLREASYSLAQGDFDHQSAESFVAELNDLGLSFNQMAKKLEQSFIELEDANDQLEERIEQRTEALRSTLAELHQTQAQMIQSEKMSALGQMVAGIAHEINNPVSFIQGNVQPAKHYAEDLLWLLSLYQQAYPQPSAEIQTAIESVDLDFIREDLSKLLQSMRVGADRISAIVLSLRSFSRLDESAVKTIDLHEGIESTLMLFQHRFRATVDRPGIEIVRNYGELPKVECYAGQINQVFMNLLANAIDALEQSNRGKTFHEISNCITISTRTIPNDQVQVIIEDNGIGMCETVKQQIFNPFYTTKPVGKGTGLGLAVSYQIVTETHHGRLICHSTVGEGTQFIVQIPEKVSANPKVS